GAAAATCCGAAACTTTACAAATAATAGCCATAGTAAACTCAGCCGGAGATTATTTGAATATTGCAGAAATATCTTCAGCTAATCTTACAGATCCTGATTCTACTCCTAATAATACAGTGCCTGCGGAAGATGACTATGCATCGGTTTCAACGACACCTATTCAACAATCTTCTGATTTATCATTAACCAAAACTGTTAACAATCCGACTCCGCTCGTGGGTTCTCAGGTTACTTTTGAAATTGTAGTAACCAATAATGGCCCGCAGGATAATACAAACGTTCAGATTACAGATTTACTGCCGTCAGGTTATACTTTTAATAATTTTACGGTTTCTACTGGAACTTATAATGCCTCAACAGGATTATGGAATATTGGAAATTTAGTAAATGGAAAATCCGAAACTTTACAAATAATAGCCATAGTAAACTCAGCTGGAGATTATTTGAATATTGCCGAAATATCTTCCGCTAATCTTCCAGATCCTGATTCTACTCCTAATAACGGAGTGCCTGCAGAAGATGACTACGCATCTGTTTCAACAACACCTGTACAACAATCTTCTGATTTATCATTAACCAAAACAGTTAATAATCCTACTCCATTAGTAGGCTCTCAGGTTACTTTTGAAATTGTAGCTACTAATAATGGCCCGCAAGACAATACTAATGTTCAGGTTACAGATTTACTGACGTCGGGTTATACTTTTAATAGCTTTACGGCTACCACAGGAACTTATAATGCCTCAACAGGATTATGGAATATTGGAAATTTAGTAAATGGAAAATCTGAAACTTTGCAAATATCAGCTGTTGTAAATCAAACAGGAAATTATACCAATTCTGCAGAAGTTACAGCGAGCAGTTTACCTGATCCAAATTCAACACCTAATAACGGTATTCCTTTAGAAAATGATTATGCTGAAGCCAGTACATCTCCAGTAAGTGCCTTAGCAGATTTATCATTGACCAAAACTTTAATTGGAAATAATTTAAGTCCAATTTTTGGTTCAACCGTTACTTTTGAAATTACGGTACAAAACAGCGGGCCGCAAACAGCTACAGGCGTTCAGGTTATAGACCAGCTGCCAGGCGGTCTTCAATATGTTGTTTACAGTTCGACAACCGGACAATACTTTGACACAACCGGAATTTGGACTATCGGAACAATAGCATCAGGAGATTCTGAATCGTTATTAATTACTGCCATTGTTAACAATTCAGGTAATTATGTAAATACTGCCGAAATTTATGCATCAAATGAACAAGATCCTGATTCTACTCCAAATAACAATGTTAATGGCGAAGATGATATTAGTTCGGTAACACTTACTCCGGTTTCAGCAATTGCTGATCTTTCGATAGAAAAATTAGTAGTCAACAATAATGTTACTCCCGACGTTGGTTCTCAAATTTCGTTCTCGATTACTGTGACCAATTCCGGGCCAAGTGTTGCGACAGGTGTAACAATTAGAGATGTCCTGCCATCTGGTTATGAGTATGTGTTTTATAATGCCACTTCAGGAAGTTATAATAATATAAGCGGAATCTGGAATCCTGGAATCATTTTGCCTGGAAACAGTCATACATTATTAATTAATGCAAACGTAAAAACACCAACCAGTACAGCAGATGAATATCTAAATATTGCCGAAATAATGACTTCTGATCAGTTTGATCCCGATAGTACACCGGGCAATGGAGTTGCAACTGAAGACGATTATGACAGCATTTCTGTTACTCCCGTTATTGTTATGGCCGATCTTTCTATAAACAAAACAGTATTAAATGGTACTACTCCAATGGATGTGGGTTCAACGGTTATTTTTACTGTAACCGTAACTAATGACGGTCCGGGAGATGCGAGCGGAGTATCTGTTAAAGATTTACTTCCACCGGGTTTCACCTATTTAACAAGCAGCCCTACAAGTGGTTTATATAATTATGCAACGGGTATTTGGAATGTTGGAATTGTTCAAAATGGCGCTAATCAGTCGTTGGATATCTACACAAGAGTAAATCCGCCTACGGGAACAGCCGGCGAATACACAAACGAAACAGAAATTATTTCCAGTAATCTTCCTGATCCGGATTCAACACCCAATAATGGCGTAAAAACTGAAGATGATTACGACAGCCTTCAAATCAATGTTTCTATTGCTGATTTAAGTTTAGAAAAAACGGTCAGTAATAAAAATGCAAATGTTGGAGAAGTCATTAATTTCACTTTACAACTTAACAATGACGGACCAAGCGCAGCAAGCGGTGTTGCTGTCGAAGACATAATTCCTCTGGGATATTATAACATCAACAGTATAAACAATGGGGGAATATTCAGTAATAATAAAATAAAATGGGTTGATTTAACGGTGCCCGTTGGAGGGATCACCTTAAGTTATCAGGCAGCAGTTGCAAGTCCGCATGGACTTGACAGTGATGATTATCTTAATATTACTCAGGTAACAGCCAGTAATCAATTTGATCCGGACAGTAAACCCAATAACGACAATGGCGATCAGAGCGAAGACGACGAAGATTCTGAATTTATCAATATTCCTTCAACAGATATCGCAATAACCAAAGAAGTTGATAAAACCGATGTTCCGATGGGCAGCAGTATAATATTTACGATAACTGCCGAAAATATTGGAAATCTTACCGCTACAAATGTTGAGGTTCAGGATATTCTGCCGAAAGGATATACTCTGGATAGTTTTACGGTAACATCAGGAATGTATAACAGCACAACCGGAAACTGGACTATTCCAGCTGTAAATGCAGGAAGTTCACAAACTCTTACCATAACAGCAAAAGTGATCGATTTTAATGATTACCTAAATACGGCACATCTTGTAAAAATGGATCAGATAGATACCAATAGTGCAAACAATCAGGACAGTGCAACAGTTTCTCCAAACTGTCTGAAAATTTATAATGAGTTTTCTCCAAATGACGACGGACAAAATGATACTTTCTACATCGATTGTATAACACAATATCCTGACAACCAGCTGCAGGTATTTAATCGCTGGGGAAATTTGGTTTATTATAAAAAAGGATACAACAACACCTGGGATGGTAAAGAAAACGGATCAGCCAAAACACTTCCGGAAGGTACTTATTTCTACATTCTGGATCTCGGAAATGGTTCGGCAAAAACCTCCGGATGGCTTTATTTAAAATAAAATGAATAACCAAAATAACAATTGGCTATGATTCAAAATATAAAAAAGATTTTCACGATCATTACAATGCTCTCTGTCGTTGGCGCACTGGCACAGCAAGATCCGCAGTACACTCAGTATATGTATAATACACTCAGTGTAAACTCTGCGTATGCCGGCTCGCTGGGACATTTAACTATTACCGGAATATACAGAACGCAATGGGTAGGTCTTGAAGGAGCTCCAAGTACACAATCTTTTACTTTAGACACTCCTGTTGGCAAACGAGTGGGTTTAGGTTTATCAGTAGTTAGTGAAGAAATCGGACCATCGGAAGAGCAATATATTGATGCTAATTTCTCTTATACCATTCAATCCGGAGAAACCCATAAATTATCCTTTGGTATAAAAGGAGGCGGCAGAGTTATCAATATAGACTGGACAAAAGGAAGTTACAAAGATCCGGATGTTCAGTTTCGTGAAAACGTTACCAACAAATTTTTACCCGTTGTGGGAGCCGGTTTATACTGGCATGGCGAAAGAGATTATATCGGATTATCTGTTCCAAATTTTATGACACGTGAACGATATGATTATGACGATATAGCCGAAGATCTCGTAAACGAAAGAATTCACGTTTATTTGATTGGAGGAATTGTTTTTGATCTTTCGGCACATACAAAATTCAAACCAGCTGTTTTGGTGAAATATGTTGCCGGAGCTCCTTTAATTGCAGATTTTTCGGCCAACTTTATGTTTAATAATGTTATAACACTGGGCGCATCCTATCGAACAGGAGATTCTGTAAGTGCCATGGCTACTTTACAAATTACGCCGCAAATTCTGGCGGGTTATGCCTATGATTATTCCACAACTGATCTGCAGACTTACAACAGCGGCACACACGAAATCATGCTTCGATTTGAATTGGTATCCCGCAAAAAAGGATTAAAATCACCTAGATTCTTTTAAATTTTATTTTATGGAAAAAAGAATTACCATATTGATATTACTCACCGTGCAAATGGTTTACTCGCAGACCAAGAACAAAACGGCCGATGCTCTATTTGATAAAATGTATTATGTAGAAGCCGCAAAGTCGTATGAAATGTCAATAAAAAGCGGCGATGCTTCAAAAGAAATGCTGCAGCGTGTGGGTGATGCACATTATTTTAATACTCAAATGACAAGTGCCAGCAAATGGTACGGCAAACTTCTGGCAGAATATCCAAATGAAGTTTCGGCTGAATATTATTTCCGTTACGCGCAATCTTTACAGGGAATTCAGAATTATGATCTGGCTAAAAAATGGATGAAAAAATTTTCTGAAAAACAAAAATCATCTGATTCCAGAGCCGAAAATTTCTCACTTAAAACAGTTACACTCGAAGATATTAAAAAAATCAAACCACAATTTATATTAGAAAATCTTGAAATAAATTCTGCCTATTCTGATTTTGGTCCTATGTTTTATAAAGGCGATTTAGTTTATTCAACCACTTCAGATTCCTCTTATATAAAAACAAATAAATACGGATGGAACAATCAGCCTTATTTAAACATGCAATTGGGTAAAATTAGCCCCACACAAACCAATGTTACTTTTAAAGAACGTTTTGGAAAAGAAATCACCACACAATATCATGAAGCCTGCGTCGCTTTTTCTCCAGACGAAAAAACAATTTATTTTACAAGAAATAATTACAACGGAAAACTAAAAAGAGACGACAAGGGTGTTAATAATTTAAAAATATATTCGGCAAAAGCCATAGAAAACAGCAATGGTACAGTGCGTTGGGAAAATATAAAAGAACTTCCTTTCAATAGTGATAATTATTCTGTTGGGCAGCCTTCTGTAAGCAAAGACGGGAAAAAACTATATTTCGTTTCTGATATGCCCGGAACTATAGGAGCTACAGACATTTTTGTAGTCGATATTTTAGGCGAAGATCAATATTCTGCTCCCAAAAATTTAGGTGAAAAAATCAATACCAGCGGACGTGAAATGTTTCCGTTTATTACTGATAAGGCTTTATACTTTGCTTCTGACGGGTTTCTGGGTTTAGGCGGATTAGATGTTTTTGAAAGCCGTTTATATGATGGAATTTTTGATTCTCCAAATAATCTCGGTGAACCCTTAAACAGTAATAGAGATGATTTTGGTTATATCGTAAATGAAGAAACCAACAAAGGTTTTGTATGCTCCAACCGAAAAACCGGTAAAGGCGACGATGATATTTATTCTTTTGAAAGAAGCTGTACACAATCAATTTCCGGATATGTTTTTGATGCCATTTCTAACAATAAAATTGCAGGAGCCATTGTAACGCTTAAAAACAATGAAAATCAAAAACTAAACGAGGCCGTTTCAGGAATTGATGGAAAATTTGATTTTGATGAAAACATTTCCTGCAATACGCCCTATACCATTGAAGTTGTAAAAGATAATTTTACCACAAATTCAAAATCTATTACGACATCTGAAAATTCAGGAATAACTGAAGTCCCAGTTGGACTGGACCCAACGCTTATAGAACGAAAAGAGGGTGTATTAAAAATCAAAATCGGAATTATTTTCTTTGATCTTGATAAATCTGAAATACGATATGATGCCGCAATAGAATTGAACAAAGTAGTTTTATTAATGAGTCAATACCCAAAAGTTGTCATAAAAATCGAATCACACACCGATTCTCGTGCCAACGATCAATATAATCTTGAACTTTCTGACCGAAGAGCAAAAGCCACCCGCGATTACATAATTTCTCAGGGAATCGCTCCCGAAAGAATCGAAAGTGCTATTGGTTATGGAGAAACCGAGCTTATCAATA
The sequence above is a segment of the Flavobacterium sp. genome. Coding sequences within it:
- a CDS encoding type IX secretion system membrane protein PorP/SprF, translated to MIQNIKKIFTIITMLSVVGALAQQDPQYTQYMYNTLSVNSAYAGSLGHLTITGIYRTQWVGLEGAPSTQSFTLDTPVGKRVGLGLSVVSEEIGPSEEQYIDANFSYTIQSGETHKLSFGIKGGGRVINIDWTKGSYKDPDVQFRENVTNKFLPVVGAGLYWHGERDYIGLSVPNFMTRERYDYDDIAEDLVNERIHVYLIGGIVFDLSAHTKFKPAVLVKYVAGAPLIADFSANFMFNNVITLGASYRTGDSVSAMATLQITPQILAGYAYDYSTTDLQTYNSGTHEIMLRFELVSRKKGLKSPRFF
- a CDS encoding OmpA family protein; amino-acid sequence: MEKRITILILLTVQMVYSQTKNKTADALFDKMYYVEAAKSYEMSIKSGDASKEMLQRVGDAHYFNTQMTSASKWYGKLLAEYPNEVSAEYYFRYAQSLQGIQNYDLAKKWMKKFSEKQKSSDSRAENFSLKTVTLEDIKKIKPQFILENLEINSAYSDFGPMFYKGDLVYSTTSDSSYIKTNKYGWNNQPYLNMQLGKISPTQTNVTFKERFGKEITTQYHEACVAFSPDEKTIYFTRNNYNGKLKRDDKGVNNLKIYSAKAIENSNGTVRWENIKELPFNSDNYSVGQPSVSKDGKKLYFVSDMPGTIGATDIFVVDILGEDQYSAPKNLGEKINTSGREMFPFITDKALYFASDGFLGLGGLDVFESRLYDGIFDSPNNLGEPLNSNRDDFGYIVNEETNKGFVCSNRKTGKGDDDIYSFERSCTQSISGYVFDAISNNKIAGAIVTLKNNENQKLNEAVSGIDGKFDFDENISCNTPYTIEVVKDNFTTNSKSITTSENSGITEVPVGLDPTLIERKEGVLKIKIGIIFFDLDKSEIRYDAAIELNKVVLLMSQYPKVVIKIESHTDSRANDQYNLELSDRRAKATRDYIISQGIAPERIESAIGYGETELINNCSNGVPCTEAQHQINRRSEFIITKM